Proteins encoded together in one Vitis vinifera cultivar Pinot Noir 40024 chromosome 4, ASM3070453v1 window:
- the LOC100257366 gene encoding 26S proteasome non-ATPase regulatory subunit 4 homolog: protein MVLEATMICIDNSEWMRNGDYSPTRFQAQADAVNLICGAKTQSNPENTVGVLTMAGKGVRVLVTPTSDLGKILACMHGLEVGGEMNLAAGIQVAQLALKHRQNKKQQQRIIVFAGSPVKYDKKVLEMIGRKLKKNSVAIDIVDFGEDDDGKPEKLEALLGSVNNNDSSHIVHVPAGPNALSDVLISTPIFTGDGEGGSGFAAAAAAAAAGGVAGFDFGVDPNLDPELALALRVSMEEERARQEAAAKKAAEEASRQEKEGEQQSSSQDATMTEHANVAASDADKKSDLMDDENALLQQALAMSMDDPATSLAMRDTDMSEAAADDQDLALALQLSVQDTGKDSTSQTDMSKLLTDQTFVSSILASLPGVDPNDPSVKDLLASMQNESESQQKKNEDKAPDEEDK from the exons ATGGTGCTCGAG GCGACTATGATCTGTATCGACAATTCCGAATGGATGCGAAATGGCGATTATTCTCCCACTAGATTTCAGGCTCAAGCCGACGCCGTTAATCTTATCTGTGGAGCTAAGACTCAG TCCAATCCAGAAAATACTGTGGGAGTTCTTACAATGGCAGGCAAAGGGGTCCGAGTTTTGGTCACTCCCACAAGCGATCTCGGCAAGATCTTGGCGTGCATGCACG GTTTAGAGGTGGGTGGTGAGATGAACTTAGCCGCAGGTATCCAAGTGGCTCAATTGGCTCTTAAGCATCGACAAAACAAAAAGCAGCAACAAAGGATCATTGTCTTTGCTGGAAG TCCTGTAAAGTATGACAAGAAGGTATTAGAGATGATTGGAAGAAAGCTAAAAAAGAATAGTGTGGCCATTGATATTGTGGATTTTGGTGAGGATGATGATGGGAAGCCAGAGAAACTTGAGGCCCTTCTTGGTTCTGTAAACAACAATGATAGTAGCCACATAGTTCATGTTCCTGCTGGTCCAAATGCTCTTTCTGACGTGCTTATAAG TACACCCATCTTCACAGGGGATGGGGAAGGTGGAAGTGGTTTTGCAGCAGCTGCCGCCGCAGCAGCAGCTGGTGGTGTGGCTGGTTTTGATTTTGGTGTGGATCCAAACTTAGATCCTGAACTGGCTCTTGCTCTTAGAGTTTCAATGGAAGAAGAGAGAGCGAGACAAGAAGCTGCTGCTAAAAAGGCTGCGGAGGAGGCTTCCAGACAGGAAAAGGAAGGGGAACAGCAATCTAGTTCTCAAGATGCAACTATGACTGAGCACGCCAATGTTGCAGCTTCTGATGCTGATAAGAAAAGTGATCTAATG GATGATGAGAATGCTTTGCTACAGCAGGCCCTTGCAATGTCTATGGATGACCCTGCCACTAGCCTTGCCATGAGAGACACAGATATGTCTGAGGCAGCTGCAGATGATCAGGACTTGGCTCTTG CTCTTCAATTATCTGTGCAGGACACTGGAAAAGATTCAACCAGTCAGACCGACATGAGTAAATTGTTGACAGATCAGACTTTTGTGTCCTCTATCCTTGCATCT CTTCCAGGAGTTGACCCCAATGATCCTTCAGTCAAAGATTTGCTAGCATCCATGCAAAATGAGTCAGAG TCCCAGCAGAAGAAGAATGAGGACAAGGCACCAGATGAGGAAGACAAGTGA